One Saccharomycodes ludwigii strain NBRC 1722 chromosome VI, whole genome shotgun sequence DNA segment encodes these proteins:
- the HDA2 gene encoding Hda2p (similar to Saccharomyces cerevisiae YDR295C | HDA2 | Histone DeAcetylase) — protein MHCQYIPVGLTPLQYDLIQILNYIYLANKHRNNTNGGTDSLTTTKNNVELSNDQLIKKTRNILNHPCLIVEHFIPRHLLITQPKEQLLYSSDKFSKLNKLLDILVEHNLNDDVSGNTPTNINGIHNITLPTTLTKNVALVAHNVKELDLIEAILLGKPNYEIVRLSGTSLFNNNGYVKDTCNYKENNVTNTATVVFANNNDNKKKKSRKEKKKRKEKENDKKRKVSDNNNIKPSTGKKRIRKSVQKSYRLNQTQAQQKKTTTKKICIFLLTSTHLNHVSENFLTAQFNVDYVICFDSLVDPKSTPPLNHSSLTITKLLVIDFYDHRTLLKLNRNNCTDDINDFSDINENDIFQFANIMKRCLVDATLTDGNTRYGRDIPTEETHSTSTLDITQFCILNEIPEVTQIEKQKNIDINNILETLTFHDDSPVRLCGNLNNAEVTVDFSNGANSNKLDAATTINNNVDYGGHELNRTLKKLITTRLVQCENNYTYTNHNLVRLLEDDETKRQDKLDILKHEKLKKMYQDNWLKLEPQLNTSQNRVGKVKDDMLRLKKYWEAIESCVQEQHAQDKIDELSLKIEKIKDEIKNEDNEIVALRSRYQNESTAALTTTAELTSLEKNIETLKQQCEGPITKLRSETSKQNRLYLQNKISTLTRENKGLDKYIARLSEVYSNKKNGSLFK, from the coding sequence atgcattGTCAGTACATACCGGTTGGGTTAACACCATTACAGTATGATTTAATCCAGATATTAaactatatttatttagcAAACAAACATAGAAACAATACAAATGGTGGAACTGATTCTCTCACcactacaaaaaataatgttgaATTAAGCAACGaccaattaataaaaaaaaccagaaatatattaaacCATCCATGTTTAATCGTAGAACATTTTATTCCAAGacatttattaattacTCAGCCAAAAGAACAGTTATTATATTCCAGTGACAAGTTtagtaaattaaataaattattggaTATTTTGGTTGAACACAATTTAAACGATGACGTCTCTGGAAATACTCCCACTAATATTAATGGTATTCATAATATTACACTGCCAACCACACTTACGAAAAACGTTGCCTTGGTCGCGCATAATGTCAAAGAATTAGATTTAATTGAAGCTATTTTGTTGGGCAAACCAAATTATGAAATTGTAAGACTATCGGGAACTTCAttgtttaataacaatggctATGTTAAAGATACTTGCAATTACAAGGAAAATAATGTTACTAATACTGCTACTGTCGTTTTcgctaataataacgataataagaagaagaaaagtagaaaagagaagaagaaaaggaaagaaaaggaaaatgataaaaagagaaaagtatccgataataacaatataaaGCCATCAACTGGCAAAAAACGTATTAGAAAGTCAGTACAAAAAAGTTATAGATTAAATCAAACACAGgcacaacaaaaaaaaacaactactaaaaaaatatgtatatttttattgactTCCACCCATTTAAATCATGTTTCGGAAAATTTCTTAACTGCTCAATTTAATGTCGATTATGTTATATGTTTTGACTCATTGGTTGATCCTAAAAGCACACCCCCTTTAAACCATTCGTCATTAACTATTACTaaattattagtaatagATTTCTATGATCATCGAACCCtattgaaattaaatagGAACAATTGTACCGACGATATCAATGACTTTTCAGATATCAAcgaaaatgatattttccaatttgcTAATATAATGAAACGTTGCTTAGTGGATGCAACACTAACTGATGGTAATACCAGATATGGAAGAGACATTCCAACCGAAGAAACACATAGCACTAGTACTCTTGATATAACACAATTCTGTATATTAAACGAAATACCAGAAGTCACTCAAATagagaaacaaaaaaatattgacattaataatattttagaaaCACTAACGTTCCATGATGATTCTCCTGTACGTCTGTGTGGAAACCTCAATAATGCTGAAGTTACCGTTGATTTTTCCAATGGGgcaaatagtaataaattgGATGCTGCAACTACTATAAATAACAACGTAGATTATGGTGGTCATGAATTAAATAGGACtcttaaaaaattaataactaCTAGATTAGTACAAtgtgaaaataattatactTACACTAATCATAACTTGGTACGATTAttagaagatgatgaaacTAAAAGACAAGACAAACTAGACATTTTGAAacatgaaaaattaaaaaaaatgtaccAAGATAATTGGTTGAAACTTGAACCACAGTTGAATACTTCTCAAAATAGAGTGGGAAAGGTTAAAGATGATATGCTTAggttgaaaaaatattgggaAGCCATTGAAAGCTGTGTTCAAGAACAACATGCACAAGATAAGATAGATGAATTGAGTTTaaagatagaaaaaattaaagatgaaataaaaaatgaagataATGAGATCGTAGCTTTAAGGTCACGGTACCAAAATGAGTCGACAGCTGCCTTAACTACAACAGCAGAATTGACATCTTTGGAGAAAAACATTGAAACTTTAAAACAACAGTGTGAAGGACCCATAACTAAACTAAGATCTGAAACGAGCAAACAGAATAGATTATAtctacaaaataaaatatcaacaCTAACTAGGGAAAATAAAGGATTGGATAAATACATAGCACGGTTAAGTGAGGTGtattctaataaaaaaaatggatccTTGTTCAAGTAA
- a CDS encoding uncharacterized protein (similar to Saccharomyces cerevisiae YHR035W | NEL1 | Non-ERES Localized Sec23 homolog 1), whose amino-acid sequence MSIYQSHNVFPTFRLESSKYYPNLLNCKDTNGNINMIFEPNLYTFETPNHNDSQIKVVNVDQFIINKTCKNCKALQSNISFDFNNTNLNISTNWVCPFCQNINRNLTRNLDNDLSDYLNSNTNYTLYDSCTPPIHGLSENLKMVLILDLVLQDEFEFDQLKYFMTKFENLLLANQKNNELVPSICIVLLGNDSKVSLHLTDTEIPLTIKSLKDLHSSLVNKLWIHDTTQVHMIFQNVLNIVAKTNKKNSHKKRLKRAIGFGLEVANGITALDLRAQSSAPSDIKSCYKITSVLFGPATASPGKIVSSSMKSTIRDFKTVKEPQLLKDSMKYYAQVLSSSPEFDQVIGYDFIVCSVQDIGLWEMLPNDKCRLVTFQDSFVDSLQFEMDLNQWWNQWYMVFSDLQIFVTNSNKFQINGCFLPHRNVTTDATVNKTSNFNPKLFVSDVRIEGCIKQSKFTQLLHTPIFKNVTVSFYMDTLSKTPKAVEYGINIGNNHNEEEYDVKTRTKSFNAYPPTVSTQFQLHYYYRGKSYYEVATIKNPTTMQFANTLPIKINPRVSIISLVKQISSYIYNKKIDSDIQNFQWELHTLNTKLIDLATFFYNRLHLDDNNSLEVNDFTMLLYMLCFTTSLLNVSSNVSPDEYLRDLELKYWNNSVLSFNDLLLEFNPNVYKIDRNSKGDKFSITKIDFTLTVPILESRSMVSVTHQNSNPSMELELVLVLSQNIYIRTRDVIEDKNWLENIQSYLINKLGYKNKAIEFVKIGSSKDRYIINKLDPHIFFGPNNSKFDFNKFKDQLAKKAETINF is encoded by the coding sequence atgtcAATTTATCAATCACATAATGTTTTTCCAACTTTTAGACTGGAGAGTAGTAAATACTACccaaatttattgaattgtAAAGATACCAATGGAAATATTAACATGATATTTGAACCAAATTTATATACATTCGAAACCCCTAACCATAATGACAGCCAAATCAAGGTTGTTAATGTAGatcaatttataattaataaaacctGCAAAAACTGTAAAGCATTGCAATCCAATATaagttttgattttaataacacTAACCTCAATATTTCTACTAATTGGGTCTGTCCCTTTTGCCAAAACATTAATCGCAACCTTACCAGAAATCTTGATAATGACCTTTCAGACTATTTGAATTCCAACACTAACTATACTTTGTACGATTCGTGTACTCCGCCCATACATGGACTTTCAGAAAACTTGAAAATGGTTTTGATTTTAGATTTGGTTTTGCAAGATGAATTTGAATTTGATCAGTTAAAGTATTTCATGacaaaatttgaaaacttACTATTGGCcaatcaaaaaaacaatgagTTGGTGCCGAGTATTTGTATTGTACTATTGGGAAATGATTCCAAAGTTAGTCTCCATTTAACTGATACTGAAATACCATTAACTATTAAAAGTTTGAAAGATTTGCACAGTAGTCTTGTTAATAAACTATGGATCCATGATACCACTCAAGTTCATATGATTTTCCAgaatgttttaaatatagtTGCAAAAACgaataagaaaaattcacacaaaaaaagactGAAAAGAGCCATTGGCTTTGGTCTAGAAGTAGCTAATGGAATAACTGCACTAGATCTACGTGCCCAGTCATCCGCTCCCTCAGATATTAAATCATGTTATAAAATTACAAGTGTTCTTTTTGGACCAGCAACTGCTTCCCCAGGTAAAATTGTCTCTTCTTCGATGAAAAGCACAATTAGagattttaaaacagtCAAAGAACCacaacttttaaaagattCTATGAAATATTATGCACAAGTGTTATCCTCCTCGCCAGAGTTCGATCAAGTTATAGGATATGATTTCATAGTCTGCAGTGTCCAAGACATTGGTTTGTGGGAAATGTTGCCCAATGATAAATGTAGATTGGTTACATTTCAAGACAGTTTTGTTGATAGTTTGCAGTTTGAAATGGATTTAAACCAATGGTGGAACCAATGGTATATGGTTTTTTCTGATTTACAAATATTCGTGACTAATTCAAataaatttcaaataaacGGTTGTTTCTTGCCACACAGAAATGTTACCACAGATGCAACTGTCAATAAAACTAGCAATTTCAATCCAAAGCTTTTCGTTAGTGATGTTAGAATAGAAGGTTGTATTAAACAGTCCAAATTCACTCAGTTGTTACATACTCCAATCTTCAAAAACGTAACTGTGAGTTTTTACATGGATACTTTGTCTAAAACACCTAAAGCAGTGGAATATGGTATTAATATAGGTAACAATCATAATGAGGAAGAGTATGATGTCAAAACTAGAACCAAGTCTTTTAATGCCTATCCGCCAACGGTATCCACTCAGTTTCAATTGCATTACTACTATAGGGGTAAATCTTACTATGAAGTTGCCACTATAAAAAATCCAACTACAATGCAATTTGCTAATACCCTGCCCATCAAAATAAACCCTCGTGTATCGATCATTTCATTAGTCAAACAAATTTCGTcgtatatttataataagaaaatagATTCAGATATACAAAATTTTCAGTGGGAACTGCACACTTTAAATACTAAACTAATTGATTTAGCAACTTTTTTCTATAACAGATTACATCtggatgataataacagcTTGGAAGTCAACGATTTTACAATGctattatatatgttatGTTTTACTACTAGTTTGTTAAACGTTAGCAGTAACGTGAGTCCTGACGAATATTTAAGAGATTtggaattaaaatattggaaTAATAGTGTTCTATCCTTTAATGATCTATTGCTTGAATTCAACCCGaatgtttataaaattgaCAGAAATAGCAAGGGCGATAAGTTTTCAATAACTAAGATTGATTTTACGTTAACTGTTCCAATATTGGAGTCGAGATCAATGGTGAGTGTAACCCATCAAAATAGTAATCCTTCGATGGAATTGGAACTAGTCCTTGTGCTAAgccaaaatatttatattagaaCACGTGATGTTATAGAGGATAAAAATTGGTTAGAAAACATTCAAAGTTACTTAATTAATAAGTTGggatataaaaataaagctaTTGAATTCGTCAAAATTGGTAGCAGTAAAGATAGATACATTATCAATAAGTTGGATCCTcatattttctttggtcccaataattctaaatttgattttaataagtTTAAAGATCAATTAGCTAAAAAAGCTGAGACTATTAATTTCTag
- the MHR1 gene encoding mitochondrial 54S ribosomal protein mL67 (similar to Saccharomyces cerevisiae YDR296W | MHR1 | Mitochondrial Homologous Recombination) — MSISRNSSSRFRTAKWLSKAGFAPQVFLFRNLESGQVCYSQLPTINPALVSRLQFKQPNWQNRVPSFNRRDIWKIMCVVTMPSYDLSIKVFQNLNRLRYLRDVVQKKTANEYRKKNEWGQIWYSGNFRPTYSQEAVADLRESILKSGLVEQKDATSTVHWEDEWRMGDVNKYWTSVLPQVKHEVINKQRNCSREESVILKQLGDWALNSMKKSSTNSNSDNNKDGNTSNYATTNSN; from the coding sequence ATGAGTATCAGCAGAAACAGTTCCTCGCGTTTTAGAACAGCCAAGTGGTTATCCAAAGCTGGGTTTGCTCCACaggtttttttatttagaaaTTTAGAAAGCGGTCAGGTATGTTATTCTCAATTACCAACTATAAATCCAGCCTTGGTCTCTAGGTTACAATTTAAGCAACCAAACTGGCAGAACAGAGTGCCCTCTTTTAACAGACGTgatatttggaaaattatGTGTGTTGTTACCATGCCCTCATATGATTTAAGTATTAAAGTGTTTCAGAACCTAAACAGATTGAGATACTTAAGAGATGttgtacaaaaaaaaactgcgAATgaatatagaaaaaagaatgaatGGGGTCAAATTTGGTATAGTGGAAATTTTAGACCTACTTATAGCCAAGAGGCCGTTGCTGATTTGAGGGAATCTATATTAAAATCTGGATTAGTGGAACAAAAAGATGCAACCAGTACTGTTCATTGGGAAGATGAATGGAGAATGGGTGATGTCAATAAATATTGGACATCTGTTTTACCACAAGTCAAACATGAAGTGattaataaacaaagaaatTGTAGCAGAGAAGAAAGTGTTATTTTAAAGCAGTTGGGTGACTGGGCATTGAACAgtatgaaaaaaagtagtACTAATTCTAATAGCGATAACAACAAGGATGGGAATACTAGTAATTATGCTACCACTAATTCTAACTAA
- the BFR2 gene encoding rRNA-processing protein BFR2 (similar to Saccharomyces cerevisiae YDR299W | BFR2 | BreFeldin A Resistance), whose protein sequence is MAKKKSLAEQIADVANKPKVPDFDIEDIDFKNTAHQDNDVSHDEEDQNDEELAKEHYLGMGESKLRRKLNPLGGLETKDSKYIGTKGSRKELFEEEEEEDEDEEEDDEEEEDEEEEDEEEEEDDDDEEEEDEEEEDEEEEKDEEEEKDEEEEEEEDDDDEEEELKRERLAKLFKQETKQAINNLSQSTRKDALKGASIVYQNQYFDKILDCRMKLQKSISSSNKLPLTKQSWETYSKETPKTNTLLNETMDLLHNCLTQIINIRTNSHIHDKINPNKKENSDLNNTKRSFTQLLQESADLDNELTKYRKVVLNKWSNKIQQTQGHLSGTNSNLKIINQSTDVQVETQLADRERLLKRTYLNRRGVIPLGYQEDLKNNRLNRMETNINTDNIYEDDDNPDIPKNYNPRLKNSSNAGLDIGENPYIFDDEDFYRVLLNDLIDKKITNTNDSALTSTGTYSGNNLVVVPKSKNKNIDTKASKGRKLNYSIQEPIAHYDAPLSSTVKWNDEQIDEFFAGLLGQRINFNENSDSEEEDAESKMEQEQEVKDKMAIKNDDIQIFG, encoded by the coding sequence ATGGCTAAGAAGAAGTCACTTGCAGAACAAATTGCCGACGTAGCTAACAAACCAAAAGTTCCTGATTTTGATATCGAAgatattgattttaaaaatactgCTCATCAAGATAATGATGTCAGTCACGATGAGGAAGATCAAAATGATGAAGAATTAGCCAAAGAGCACTACCTTGGTATGGGTGAGTCTAAATTGAGGAGAAAATTAAATCCTTTAGGAGGTTTAGAAACAAAGGATAGTAAATATATCGGTACTAAAGGATCAAGAAAAGAGTTatttgaagaagaagaagaagaggatgaagatgaagaagaagatgatgaagaagaagaggatgaagaagaagaggatgaagaagaagaagaagatgatgatgatgaagaagaagaggatgaagaagaagaggatgaagaagaagaaaaggatgaagaagaagaaaaggatgaagaagaagaagaagaagaagatgatgatgatgaagaagaagaattgaaaagaGAAAGGTTAGCTAAATTATTCAAGCaagaaacaaaacaagCGATCAACAATTTATCTCAATCAACTCGAAAAGATGCATTAAAAGGTGCCTCCATTGTTTACCAGAATcaatattttgataaaattctAGATTGTCGAATGAAGTTACAAAAATCTATTAGCTCAAGCAACAAATTACCTCTAACTAAACAAAGCTGGGAAACTTATTCAAAAGAAACTCCAAAAACTAATACATTGTTAAATGAGACAATGGATCTTTTACATAATTGCCTGActcaaataattaatatcaGAACTAATTCGCATATACACGATAAGATAAAcccaaacaaaaaagaaaactcAGACTTAAATAATACCAAACGTTCGTTTACTCAACTACTTCAAGAAAGTGCGGATTTAGACAATGAGTTAACTAAATATAGAAAAGTTgtattaaataaatggtCAAACAAGATTCAACAGACTCAAGGTCATTTATCTGGTACTAATtctaatttaaaaattattaaccAAAGCACCGATGTTCAAGTAGAAACCCAATTGGCTGATAGGGAAAGATTATTAAAACGTACTTATTTGAATAGAAGAGGTGTAATCCCATTAGGTTATCAAGAAGACCTAAAGAATAATCGTTTGAATAGAATGGAAACCAATATTAACACTGATAACATTTATGAAGATGACGACAATCCTGATATTCCCAAGAATTATAACCCAAGACTTAAAAATAGTTCCAATGCCGGACTAGACATCGGTGAAAATCCTTACATCTTTGATGACGAAGACTTTTATCgtgttttattaaatgatCTAATTGATAAGAAAATCACCAATACTAATGATAGTGCATTAACCTCCACTGGAACCTATTCTGGTAACAACCTGGTTGTTGTGCCTAAAAgcaagaataaaaatatagataCCAAAGCCTCCAAAGGCCGTAAATTAAACTATTCAATCCAAGAACCAATCGCCCATTATGATGCTCCATTATCCAGTACTGTTAAATGGAACGATGAACAAATTGATGAGTTTTTTGCTGGTTTATTAGGCCAGCgtattaattttaacgAAAATAGTGATagtgaagaagaagatgccGAAAGCAAAATGgaacaagaacaagaagtaaaagataaaatggCTATCAAAAACGACGATATCCAAATTTTTGGTTAA
- the SUR2 gene encoding sphingosine hydroxylase (similar to Saccharomyces cerevisiae YDR297W | SUR2 | SUppressor of Rvs161 and rvs167 mutations) → MNNTIVHPTYSKPDLSFLNRSTPPLSNTTLRPRLFEKYDDAIISLVAPVVAYWAYSLYFHIIDMNKLYEQYRIHPSEEVAKRNKVGRLEVFLEVLWQHTIQTVFGLILYHYEELPKTGMENYNMWRFKTMFVPKELCNSELINKVIYYGYTYYAFSFLKIFVGFLLIDTWQYWLHRLMHTSKTLYKLFHSRHHRLYVPYAYGALYNNPVEGFLLDTLGTGIAMIVTKLSPREQIILFTFATLKTVDDHCGYALPYDPFQWLFPNNAVYHDIHHQPWGIKSNFAQPFFIFWDKLTKTEYKGYVEYRLQQRRVTIDKYKEFLAKREQERLSRIEDMKKKAI, encoded by the coding sequence ATGAACAATACGATAGTGCATCCTACTTACTCCAAGCCAGACTTGTCCTTTTTAAACAGGTCAACCCCACCATTATCAAACACTACTTTAAGACCAAGATTGTTTGAGAAATACGATGACGCCATTATTTCTTTGGTGGCACCAGTAGTTGCATACTGGGCCTACTCATTATACTTCCACATTATAGATATGAACAAACTATACGAACAGTATAGAATTCACCCAAGCGAAGAAGTTgctaaaagaaataaagtTGGTCGTTTGGAAGTTTTTCTGGAAGTTTTATGGCAACATACTATCCAAACTGTCTTCGGTTTGATTTTGTACCATTACGAAGAATTGCCAAAGACAGGTATGGAAAATTATAACATGTGGAGATTTAAGACCATGTTTGTTCCAAAGGAATTGTGCAATAGTGAGCTTATTAACAAGGTGATTTACTATGGTTATACATATTACgccttttcatttttgaaGATTTTTGTTGGTTTCCTGCTCATTGATACTTGGCAATATTGGTTGCATAGACTAATGCACACAAGCAAAactttatataaattattccACTCTCGTCACCACAGATTATATGTCCCATATGCTTATGGCGCTTTGTATAACAATCCTGTAGAAGGATTTTTATTGGACACTTTAGGTACTGGTATTGCTATGATTGTTACTAAATTATCTCCAAGAGaacaaattattttgtttaccTTTGCCACTCTTAAGACTGTGGATGATCACTGTGGGTATGCTTTGCCATACGATCCATTCCAATGGTTGTTCCCTAACAATGCTGTTTACCATGATATTCATCATCAACCATGGGGTATCAAGTCCAATTTTGCTCAaccatttttcattttctggGATAAATTGACAAAGACTGAATATAAAGGATATGTTGAATATAGATTACAACAAAGAAGAGTTACTATTGACAAGTACAAGGAGTTCTTGGCTAAAAGAGAACAAGAAAGATTAAGTAGAATTGAAGACATGAAAAAGAAGGCTATTTAG
- the ATP5 gene encoding F1F0 ATP synthase subunit 5 (similar to Saccharomyces cerevisiae YDR298C | ATP5 | ATP synthase) → MFTRTFIRRLATTASREGVIKPPVQLFGLEGTYATALYSAAYKTTNIDSAFSSLKSLTSAIKQDSKLKGILENPTLNAEDRQVVSSTLSTLAEDKAVDNLLTVLGENNRLSLLPKISEEFGKLHSAYHGVIEATVVSAVPLESKILKRLQKSISGSSLVGEGKTLQLKNVVKPEIQGGLVVEVGDKTVDVSVASKITKLNQILNETI, encoded by the coding sequence atgtttACCAGAACCTTTATTCGCAGATTAGCCACCACTGCCTCCAGGGAAGGTGTTATTAAACCACCTGTTCAATTATTTGGTTTGGAAGGTACCTATGCTACTGCTTTATACAGTGCTGCTTATAAAACCACCAACATCGACAGTGCCTTTAGCTCTTTGAAGTCTTTGACTTCTGCCATCAAGCAAGATTCCAAACTAAAAGGCATCCTTGAAAACCCAACTTTAAATGCTGAAGACAGACAAGTTGTTTCTTCTACCTTGAGCACATTGGCTGAGGACAAAGCTGTTGACAACCTATTGACTGTTTTGGGTGAAAACAACAGATTGAGTTTATTGCCAAAGATATCCGAGGAATTCGGTAAATTGCACTCTGCATACCATGGTGTTATCGAAGCCACTGTTGTATCTGCTGTGCCATTGGAAagtaaaattttgaaaagattACAAAAGTCTATTTCTGGTAGCAGTTTAGTTGGTGAAGGCAAGACTTTACAATTGAAGAACGTTGTTAAGCCAGAAATCCAAGGTGGTTTAGTTGTTGAAGTTGGTGACAAGACTGTTGATGTCAGTGTTGCCTCTAAGATTACTAAGTTGAACCAAATCTTAAATGAAACTATTTAA
- a CDS encoding MATE family efflux transporter (similar to Saccharomyces cerevisiae YDR338C | putative protein of unknown function), with translation MSSSLVPTYGSINNENIQQDVESRTLTVVSSNKSLSRYLKKTSIRKEIKFVILNAVPIVLTFLMQYSLTVSCLFVIGNLCIDPETGSSAEYLSSASLAVMTYNITGLAAIEGMATSLDTFCPQAYGASKYKKVGLYTQRCTLMIMCILTPIVISWWFSASWLKFVIPEADGLLVNVQTYLRLLSFGLPAIIMFETGKRFAQSQGYYKITTFSLSFIFPINILLIYIFTKKFGFIGAPCAIVISDWLMFLSLTLYCIYVKPDTLKCWPSILKYKEEEKEEEESLRVDNESNDIFGTPSQSLLFTVDRNCTNNKKKRHPIFQHWLPMWNLSFPGLVMIESEYLSFELLTIMSTYFGVEAIAAQTIIATIGTLIYQIPFAFGCVISTRIAHYIGSYYHIHCKNSDYPVDQSIAEESVVEPKLAEYNAKTTIKATYILAFGLGFVTFVLLFVSTEKLARLFTKDETVIKLSSHTLPVIAVNQIPYSFNIFSSSIMRGQGRQSICSKLNIVGYYAIGLPLSYIFAYKMNLYLSGLWLGCTCSVLFLGSTQIYYVIKTNWKSVFGAFIKRMEVEDVEI, from the coding sequence atgAGTTCCTCACTAGTGCCAACCTATGGTTcaattaataatgaaaacatCCAGCAGGACGTCGAATCTAGGACATTGACTGTTGTTTCTTCTAATAAGTCATTATCCAgatatttaaagaaaactaGCATTCGCAAAGAAATCAAATTCGTAATACTTAATGCTGTCCCGATTGTACTCACATTTTTGATGCAATACTCTCTAACAGTATCATGTTTATTCGTTATTGGTAACCTATGTATTGATCCCGAAACTGGATCCAGTGCAGAATATCTATCAAGTGCCTCGTTAGCCGTCATGACCTATAATATCACTGGGCTTGCTGCTATTGAGGGAATGGCTACTTCTCTCGATACCTTTTGTCCGCAAGCGTATGGTGCAagcaaatataaaaaggtTGGTTTGTACACCCAAAGATGTACCCTGATGATCATGTGTATTTTAACACCAATTGTCATTTCTTGGTGGTTCAGTGCATCCTGGTTGAAGTTCGTTATCCCTGAAGCCGATGGACTATTGGTAAACGTTCAAACTTATCTAAGACTTTTAAGTTTTGGTTTGCCAGCGATTATTATGTTTGAAACCGGAAAAAGGTTTGCACAAAGTCAAGGATACTATAAAATCACGACTTTTTCCTTATCTTTTATCTTCccaattaatattttattgatatacATTTTTACCAAAAAGTTTGGTTTTATCGGTGCGCCATGTGCCATTGTCATTTCTGACTGGCTGatgtttttatcattaacgCTATATTGTATCTACGTTAAGCCAGATACTTTAAAATGTTGGCCATCAAtcttaaaatataaagaagaagaaaaagaagaagaagaaagtcTCAGAGTTGACAACGAGAgcaatgatatttttggaACACCTTCGCAGTCCCTATTATTTACTGTGGACAGAAACTGtacaaacaacaaaaaaaaaagacatcCTATTTTCCAGCATTGGTTGCCTATGTGGAACTTATCTTTCCCCGGTTTAGTTATGATTGAAAGTGAATATCTATCTTTTGAATTATTGACTATAATGTCCACTTATTTTGGAGTTGAAGCTATTGCAGCACAAACTATCATCGCAACCATTGGTACTTTGATTTATCAAATCCCATTTGCATTTGGATGTGTTATAAGTACAAGAATAGCGCATTATATTGGTTCATACTACCATATCCATTGTAAAAATAGTGATTACCCCGTTGATCAAAGTATAGCAGAAGAAAGCGTAGTAGAACCTAAGTTGGCCGAATATAATGCTAAAACCACCATTAAAGCCACATATATACTTGCATTTGGTCTAGGCTTTGTGACctttgttttgttatttgtttCAACTGAAAAATTAGCCAGATTGTTTACCAAAGATGAGACGGTAATTAAATTAAGTTCTCATACGCTACCTGTAATTGCTGTAAACCAAATACCGTAcagttttaatatttttagttcTAGTATAATGAGAGGACAGGGTAGGCAAAGCATTTGtagtaaattaaatattgtCGGCTACTATGCTATTGGGTTGCCGTTGAGCTATATATTCGCATACAAAAtgaatttatatttaagtGGCTTGTGGTTGGGTTGCACTTGTAGTGTGTTGTTTTTGGGTAGCACTCAAATTTACTatgttattaaaactaaTTGGAAATCAGTTTTTGGTgcctttattaaaagaatgGAGGTTGAAGATGTGGAAATATAA